A genomic stretch from Halichoerus grypus chromosome 7, mHalGry1.hap1.1, whole genome shotgun sequence includes:
- the PRDX3 gene encoding thioredoxin-dependent peroxide reductase, mitochondrial isoform X1, with the protein MAAAVGRFLRASIARHVSAIPWGISVSAALRPAASRRTCLTNVLWSGSGQAKLAFSTSSSYHAPAVTQHAPYFKGTAVVNGEFKDLSLDDFKGRYLVLFFYPLDFTFVCPTEIIAFSDKANEFHDVNCEVVAVSVDSHFTHLAWINTPRKNGGLGHMNIALLSDLTKQISRDYGVLLEGPGVALRGLFIIDPNGVIKHLSVNDLPVGRSVEETLRLVKAFQFVETHGEVCPANWTPDSPTIKPHPTASKEYFEKVNQ; encoded by the exons ATGGCGGCCGCAGTGGGACGATTTCTCCGGGCTTCG ATTGCCCGACATGTGAGTGCTATTCCTTGGGGcatctctgtctctgcagccctTAGACCTGCTGCTTCCCGAAGAACATGCCTGACAAATGTATTATGGTCTGGTTCTGGTCAAGCAAAATTGGCTTTTAGCACCA GTTCCTCATACCACGCTCCTGCCGTCACCCAGCACGCGCCCTATTTTAAGGGCACCGCCGTTGTCAACGGAGAGTTCAAAGACCTGAGCCTTGATGACTTTAAGGGGAGATATTTGGTGCTTTTCTTCTATCCCTTGGACTT CACCTTTGTGTGTCCTACAGAAATTATTGCTTTTAGCGACAAAGCCAATGAATTTCACGACGTGAACTGTGAAGTTGTTGCTGTTTCAGTGGATTCTCACTTCACCCATCTCGCCTGGATCAACACACCAAGGAAG AATGGCGGCTTGGGCCACATGAACATCGCACTCCTGTCAGATTTGACTAAACAGATTTCCCGAGACTATGGCGTGCTGTTGGAAGGCCCCGGTGTTGCTCTAAG AGGTCTCTTCATCATTGATCCCAATGGAGTCATCAAGCATTTGAGTGTCAACGATCTCCCCGTGGGCCGAAGTGTGGAGGAGACCCTCCGCTTGGTGAAGGCGTTCCAGTTTGTGGAAACCCATGGAGAAGTCTGCCCAGCAAACTGGACCCCGGATTCTCCTACA aTCAAGCCACATCCAACTGCTTCCAAAGAATACTTTGAGAAGGTAAATCAGTAG
- the PRDX3 gene encoding thioredoxin-dependent peroxide reductase, mitochondrial isoform X2 → MAAAVGRFLRASIARHVSAIPWGISVSAALRPAASRRTCLTNVLWSGSGQAKLAFSTSSSYHAPAVTQHAPYFKGTAVVNGEFKDLSLDDFKGRYLVLFFYPLDFTFVCPTEIIAFSDKANEFHDVNCEVVAVSVDSHFTHLAWINTPRKNGGLGHMNIALLSDLTKQISRDYGVLLEGPGVALRSSHIQLLPKNTLRR, encoded by the exons ATGGCGGCCGCAGTGGGACGATTTCTCCGGGCTTCG ATTGCCCGACATGTGAGTGCTATTCCTTGGGGcatctctgtctctgcagccctTAGACCTGCTGCTTCCCGAAGAACATGCCTGACAAATGTATTATGGTCTGGTTCTGGTCAAGCAAAATTGGCTTTTAGCACCA GTTCCTCATACCACGCTCCTGCCGTCACCCAGCACGCGCCCTATTTTAAGGGCACCGCCGTTGTCAACGGAGAGTTCAAAGACCTGAGCCTTGATGACTTTAAGGGGAGATATTTGGTGCTTTTCTTCTATCCCTTGGACTT CACCTTTGTGTGTCCTACAGAAATTATTGCTTTTAGCGACAAAGCCAATGAATTTCACGACGTGAACTGTGAAGTTGTTGCTGTTTCAGTGGATTCTCACTTCACCCATCTCGCCTGGATCAACACACCAAGGAAG AATGGCGGCTTGGGCCACATGAACATCGCACTCCTGTCAGATTTGACTAAACAGATTTCCCGAGACTATGGCGTGCTGTTGGAAGGCCCCGGTGTTGCTCTAAG aTCAAGCCACATCCAACTGCTTCCAAAGAATACTTTGAGAAGGTAA